One genomic window of Microcoleus sp. AS-A8 includes the following:
- the rnc gene encoding ribonuclease III, which yields MTLIDPRRQKQLRQFVQKLGLSDQAPVQWALLDLALTHPSISAKANYEQLEFVGDAVVRIATSELLFETYPNASVGEFAAIRSVLVSDRILAQLARVYGLERYLLLSSSAASDVAGETSRLADAFEAVLGALYLSTHTLKLVRPWLDPHLQQLAAEVRQDPARLNYKDALQEWTQAHYKLRPEYRLKETSLVHGDDHRFTAEVWLQNQRLGEGQGRSKKAAEQAAAKQAFLALSTQE from the coding sequence ATGACTCTCATAGACCCTCGCCGTCAGAAACAACTACGGCAATTCGTGCAAAAATTAGGGTTGTCGGATCAGGCTCCAGTACAGTGGGCGCTGCTTGACTTGGCACTAACACACCCAAGCATTTCTGCCAAAGCTAACTATGAGCAGTTAGAGTTCGTCGGTGACGCCGTTGTGCGAATTGCTACCTCAGAATTGTTATTTGAAACCTATCCCAACGCTTCAGTCGGTGAATTTGCGGCAATTCGTTCGGTACTGGTGAGCGATCGCATCCTTGCCCAGTTAGCGAGGGTTTATGGATTAGAGCGTTACTTACTCCTTTCTAGCAGTGCAGCGAGTGACGTGGCGGGAGAAACATCACGCTTAGCAGATGCCTTTGAAGCGGTGTTAGGAGCACTTTACTTGAGTACCCATACATTGAAACTGGTGCGCCCCTGGTTAGACCCTCACTTGCAGCAACTAGCCGCCGAAGTGCGCCAAGATCCAGCCCGCCTAAACTATAAAGATGCTCTCCAAGAATGGACTCAAGCTCACTACAAACTTCGCCCAGAGTATCGCCTTAAAGAAACTAGTTTAGTACATGGGGATGACCACCGCTTTACGGCTGAAGTCTGGCTGCAAAACCAGCGATTGGGTGAAGGGCAAGGACGCTCTAAAAAAGCAGCGGAACAAGCTGCTGCAAAACAAGCTTTTTTGGCATTGAGTACTCAGGAATAA
- a CDS encoding TPM domain-containing protein, giving the protein MKQLLNRLDEGQKYLQRLILPLVLCVLASVLVAAPANATGVYQMPNIRAGEPTWVVDKAEVLSRLNEGRLSNTLDDLAKKTGKEVRMVTMHRLDYGETIDSFTKALFEKWFPTPQAQAKQALLVIDTLTNTTAIQTGEAVKSVLPDDIAESVASETVAVPLRTGNKYNQALLDASDRLVAVLSGEPDPGPPVVEENIQVESTFKSAEETDTQNSTIWVVAILIIATVVPMATYFFYQSFSG; this is encoded by the coding sequence ATGAAACAGCTCCTCAATCGACTCGACGAGGGTCAAAAATACCTTCAACGCCTGATTCTACCCCTGGTATTATGCGTTTTAGCCAGTGTATTGGTGGCAGCACCCGCGAACGCCACTGGAGTCTATCAAATGCCCAACATCAGGGCAGGAGAACCGACTTGGGTTGTTGATAAAGCCGAAGTTCTCAGCCGTTTGAATGAAGGACGCTTGAGCAATACTCTGGATGATTTAGCCAAGAAAACAGGCAAAGAAGTCAGGATGGTTACCATGCACCGTTTAGACTACGGTGAGACGATCGATAGCTTCACAAAAGCCCTGTTTGAAAAATGGTTCCCAACCCCACAAGCTCAAGCCAAACAAGCTTTGCTGGTGATTGACACGCTAACCAACACAACTGCTATTCAGACGGGTGAAGCGGTTAAGTCCGTTCTGCCTGACGACATTGCCGAAAGCGTAGCGTCTGAAACGGTAGCAGTGCCCCTCCGCACGGGGAACAAGTACAATCAAGCTTTGTTGGATGCCAGCGATCGCTTAGTCGCCGTTCTTTCGGGTGAACCCGACCCCGGCCCCCCTGTGGTGGAAGAAAACATTCAGGTTGAAAGTACTTTTAAGAGTGCAGAAGAAACTGACACCCAAAATTCTACGATCTGGGTGGTGGCTATCTTGATTATCGCCACCGTTGTCCCGATGGCTACCTACTTTTTCTATCAGAGTTTCTCAGGCTAA
- a CDS encoding pentapeptide repeat-containing protein, with protein MDTDELKRRYLAGERNFHRANLNGSDLRKLQLMRADLLKANLQNSNLSGANLTKVNLYQANLSRADLRQTTLNEAILHGAELSGANLHRASLIKADLCEANLKGASLTHTNLGAAKLSGANLNNANLTWANLRKADLKHANLEGADLSGAKFCNTIMPDGSMRNDDC; from the coding sequence ATGGATACGGATGAATTAAAGCGGCGTTATCTGGCTGGAGAAAGAAATTTTCATCGGGCAAACTTAAACGGCTCAGATTTGCGTAAACTCCAATTAATGAGAGCCGACTTGCTGAAGGCAAATTTGCAAAATTCTAACTTGAGTGGAGCCAACCTCACTAAGGTAAACCTTTATCAAGCCAATCTTAGTAGAGCCGATTTGCGTCAAACAACCTTAAATGAGGCAATACTACATGGTGCAGAACTCAGTGGAGCCAATTTACATCGAGCCAGCTTGATCAAGGCCGATCTGTGTGAAGCTAACCTGAAAGGGGCAAGTCTAACTCATACTAACTTGGGCGCGGCTAAACTGAGTGGAGCAAACCTGAATAATGCCAACTTAACTTGGGCGAATCTGCGTAAGGCAGACCTGAAGCACGCTAACCTAGAGGGCGCAGACCTGAGTGGTGCTAAATTTTGCAATACAATCATGCCTGATGGGAGCATGAGAAATGATGATTGCTGA
- a CDS encoding exonuclease — MIDTEGKNELREIAIINSQGKIVYEAFAKEHPDNYDKKFNLKPLREIIVDFLKVSQSKLVIFHNAKHDIQVLKKSFRKVELEWQIIKSQCSCELAKSYFHDLPSYSLEYLSKCLNLKVNKKYFNPHLAHTARYDAEFTYQLYLKIMSQTTPNTILDNLKDKPNPFGSIKVATPFQEHVDYKKLYQIEFESLKNIINDIKHDKNHQSQGVVVIGEPGSGKTHLMMRLAKELLKINRLLFIRQPNNADSVLYHTYSRILESFVEEVPGTNLTQLEHLLANSFVKLISSTTTMVLTKKDQDILLSGKNNKLDLYKNLGAEGTDRKRTYWDHIEKRANEWWINQYGMAGYSAQIIKGIVKFCGYSDPRRKELVTRWLSANELSQEELKSIDLNNWNEEMSKEEFSLQAISVFSKLSLLDEPLIIVFDQLESLGYDHKRKLLISFGEAVKEIFTHVPNSLIILNLFPERWEQFQEIFDGSIVDLVSQHEIQLQKPSHEKLKEILKLKAQNVGVNFDTLFSSAELGDILNQKSIRAVLKRAANYYKYKINGIPLPTSSASIKPKNPNNKVQHNLEIIEDIEDSFTQLKHIVTNLECHIKQVFELPQIPKIEEIFVDGREENDDDDEIDPEIVAIQEYIQKEIALIEQGYTKFNIISDSDDIGKLITIFEAFKDINNFEIDYLLLGKKKLPEHLVIRNQSKSFFIGFLQIDGGAFTSRIKNCNELIINNKDIRFLIYRDCRNPEIKGNVGKQEIEKLNHTPNGSFMIMDKDERINFELIYKLITDIHNKDEEFELEKAFQVLMSELKDYWLIKVFQFEKI; from the coding sequence GTGATCGACACCGAAGGCAAAAACGAGCTTCGGGAAATTGCAATTATCAACAGCCAAGGAAAAATAGTTTACGAAGCTTTTGCTAAAGAGCATCCTGATAATTATGATAAAAAGTTCAATCTCAAACCCCTTAGAGAGATTATCGTTGATTTTTTAAAGGTTTCTCAATCTAAACTAGTAATTTTTCATAATGCTAAGCATGATATTCAAGTTTTGAAGAAGAGTTTTAGGAAAGTTGAGCTAGAATGGCAAATCATAAAATCTCAATGTAGCTGTGAACTCGCAAAATCTTATTTTCATGATTTGCCCAGTTATTCTCTAGAATACTTAAGTAAATGTTTGAATCTGAAAGTTAACAAAAAATACTTCAATCCCCATCTAGCCCATACGGCTAGATATGACGCCGAATTCACCTATCAACTGTATCTAAAAATCATGAGCCAAACAACCCCAAATACCATACTAGATAATCTAAAAGACAAGCCCAATCCTTTTGGAAGTATTAAAGTCGCTACTCCTTTCCAAGAGCATGTAGATTACAAAAAACTATACCAGATTGAATTTGAATCTCTCAAGAATATTATCAATGATATTAAGCATGACAAGAATCACCAAAGCCAGGGAGTTGTAGTTATTGGTGAGCCAGGGTCGGGGAAAACTCACCTAATGATGCGTCTTGCTAAAGAATTACTAAAAATTAATCGATTACTCTTTATCAGGCAACCTAATAATGCTGATTCAGTTCTCTATCATACTTACAGTAGAATTTTAGAATCTTTTGTTGAAGAAGTTCCCGGTACTAATTTAACGCAATTAGAACATTTATTAGCTAATAGTTTTGTTAAGCTAATTAGCTCAACAACAACAATGGTTCTTACGAAGAAAGATCAAGATATCCTATTATCTGGAAAGAATAATAAATTAGATTTATATAAAAACTTAGGTGCTGAAGGTACAGACAGAAAGCGAACCTATTGGGATCATATCGAAAAACGTGCCAATGAATGGTGGATTAATCAGTATGGAATGGCAGGTTATTCAGCTCAAATAATTAAGGGTATTGTTAAATTTTGCGGTTACTCCGATCCAAGAAGAAAAGAATTAGTCACGAGATGGTTATCTGCCAATGAACTATCCCAAGAAGAGTTAAAGAGCATTGACTTAAATAACTGGAATGAGGAGATGAGCAAGGAGGAATTTTCGTTACAGGCTATTTCTGTCTTTAGCAAGCTCTCTCTACTGGATGAACCACTAATTATTGTGTTTGATCAACTAGAATCCTTGGGATATGACCATAAAAGAAAGTTATTAATAAGCTTTGGCGAAGCTGTCAAAGAAATTTTCACTCATGTTCCAAATAGTTTAATTATTCTTAATTTATTTCCGGAACGATGGGAGCAGTTCCAGGAAATTTTTGACGGTTCTATTGTTGATTTAGTATCACAGCATGAAATTCAATTACAAAAACCATCTCATGAAAAACTCAAGGAAATACTAAAACTAAAGGCTCAAAATGTTGGTGTAAATTTTGACACTTTATTTAGTTCGGCAGAATTAGGAGACATTCTAAATCAAAAGTCTATTCGCGCCGTCTTAAAGCGTGCTGCGAATTACTATAAATATAAAATTAATGGCATCCCATTACCAACATCTTCGGCTTCAATCAAGCCGAAAAACCCCAATAATAAAGTACAACATAACCTGGAAATAATAGAGGATATAGAAGATTCATTTACTCAATTAAAACATATAGTAACTAATCTTGAGTGCCACATAAAACAAGTCTTTGAATTGCCGCAAATCCCAAAGATTGAGGAGATTTTCGTTGATGGACGAGAGGAAAATGATGATGATGATGAAATAGACCCTGAAATAGTGGCAATTCAGGAATATATTCAAAAAGAAATAGCCTTGATTGAGCAAGGATATACAAAGTTTAACATTATCAGCGATAGTGATGATATTGGTAAATTAATTACTATTTTTGAAGCATTTAAAGATATTAATAATTTTGAAATAGATTACCTACTCCTAGGTAAGAAAAAATTACCTGAACACCTTGTAATTAGAAATCAGTCTAAAAGTTTTTTTATTGGTTTTCTACAAATTGATGGAGGTGCTTTTACTTCCCGAATCAAAAATTGCAATGAATTGATTATAAACAACAAAGATATACGATTTCTAATTTATAGAGATTGTAGAAACCCCGAAATTAAAGGGAACGTTGGTAAGCAGGAAATAGAAAAGCTTAACCATACTCCTAACGGTAGCTTTATGATTATGGATAAGGATGAGCGAATTAACTTTGAGCTGATTTACAAGTTAATTACTGACATTCATAATAAAGATGAAGAGTTTGAACTAGAAAAAGCTTTTCAGGTTTTGATGTCCGAGCTAAAGGATTACTGGTTAATTAAAGTTTTTCAATTTGAGAAAATTTAA
- a CDS encoding ATP-binding protein, translating into MAKPGQSSFRRILLSRLLLLSVPVLLLGVYVTYRKARSTLLETARQNLIESAVRKGQNIQQGVDALKANLETASESLELQSQSPEADQQFIDKLAQQLPTLIECVQLSEIQTRKLVASTCGNQALAQKEAMLWPWQRSLLPRNRSPIYVTALLPQKPLTTVGTNLNQSDSTHQLSLLFSAPVYNAEGQLRYALSIQSSLVHPQPAKARSLSGYPVVINQEGKILAHIDPGRIGRSIVQEKDRGALEEVLSKSLAGQQDSLHLFSFEKEGVELVAGYTAIESPITAEPNQKWTILSITSIESALYGLKDIQQVLLILTCCLIAASFLVTLYVARDLARPLEKLRDYALHESDLHSTDRIPRNFKIREFNQLSDAFEGMISRLRAWAEELETAWKEAQTANQLKNEFLANTSHELRTPLNGIIGCLRLVRDGFCDDKEEELDFLQRADDAAIHLLGIINDVLDIAKIEAGKLTVETEPVDLRKILNEVISLQAVPIQQKGLEFHTTDLDEVIPVRADPAKLKQVLLNVVGNAVKFTDSGNITINTRIEAFAETFSSVSLNNGDERGEIRGFQEKKQERLSLASTGDGSMDSTPVAPSSRVVVTVKDTGIGIDPTQQHKLFRPFVMVDGTTTRKCGGTGLGLAISRNLMALMGGNITLSSDGDGHGTQVEISLPTIERSLLFSGESQISNDVARMSGAADNNA; encoded by the coding sequence ATGGCTAAGCCAGGTCAATCCTCCTTTCGTCGCATTTTGCTGTCGCGCTTATTGCTGCTGAGCGTACCAGTGTTACTTTTGGGGGTGTATGTGACCTACAGAAAAGCACGCTCGACGCTATTGGAAACGGCTCGGCAAAATCTGATCGAGAGCGCCGTGAGAAAGGGACAGAATATTCAACAAGGGGTTGATGCCCTCAAAGCTAACCTGGAGACAGCCAGCGAAAGCCTAGAGTTACAGTCCCAGTCTCCAGAAGCGGATCAACAATTTATCGACAAACTCGCTCAACAATTACCCACCCTGATCGAGTGCGTACAGCTAAGTGAGATTCAAACTAGAAAGCTCGTAGCTAGTACTTGTGGCAACCAAGCGCTCGCCCAAAAAGAGGCAATGTTATGGCCTTGGCAGCGTTCTTTATTGCCACGCAACCGTTCTCCAATTTACGTGACAGCGCTACTTCCTCAAAAACCCTTAACAACAGTAGGCACCAACCTCAACCAAAGCGACTCGACCCATCAACTCTCATTACTGTTCAGTGCACCCGTCTATAACGCTGAGGGTCAACTTCGATATGCTTTGAGTATCCAGTCTTCCTTGGTTCATCCTCAGCCAGCCAAGGCGAGGTCTTTATCGGGCTATCCGGTGGTGATTAATCAGGAAGGGAAAATTTTAGCGCATATCGATCCAGGGCGGATTGGGCGATCAATTGTGCAGGAAAAAGATAGGGGGGCGCTTGAGGAGGTGTTGAGCAAATCACTGGCGGGTCAACAGGATTCTCTACATTTATTTTCTTTTGAAAAAGAGGGCGTCGAACTAGTCGCTGGGTACACGGCGATCGAGAGTCCAATAACGGCTGAGCCTAACCAAAAGTGGACGATTTTATCCATTACGAGCATAGAGAGTGCCCTGTATGGTCTCAAAGATATTCAGCAAGTTTTGCTCATCCTCACCTGCTGCTTAATTGCGGCAAGTTTTTTAGTAACACTTTATGTAGCTCGTGACTTGGCACGTCCTTTAGAAAAACTCAGAGATTACGCCTTACATGAATCTGACCTGCACTCTACTGATCGGATTCCTCGAAACTTTAAAATTCGGGAATTTAACCAATTGTCTGATGCCTTTGAGGGGATGATTTCTCGTCTGAGAGCTTGGGCCGAAGAACTGGAAACAGCTTGGAAAGAGGCACAAACTGCCAACCAACTCAAAAATGAGTTTCTCGCGAATACGTCCCATGAGCTGAGAACGCCTCTCAATGGTATTATTGGCTGTCTGCGATTGGTACGGGATGGTTTTTGTGATGACAAAGAAGAAGAACTCGATTTCTTACAACGAGCCGATGATGCAGCCATTCATTTATTAGGAATTATCAATGATGTTTTGGATATTGCCAAGATTGAAGCCGGAAAGCTCACGGTAGAAACAGAGCCAGTTGACCTGCGAAAAATCCTGAATGAAGTGATTAGTTTACAGGCTGTTCCTATTCAGCAGAAAGGCTTAGAATTCCATACCACAGACTTGGATGAAGTGATTCCTGTGCGTGCCGATCCAGCTAAACTTAAGCAAGTACTGTTAAATGTAGTGGGTAACGCCGTTAAGTTCACTGACTCTGGCAACATTACAATTAATACGCGAATAGAGGCATTCGCTGAAACATTCTCTTCGGTTTCTTTGAATAATGGGGATGAGCGAGGAGAAATCCGTGGTTTTCAGGAAAAGAAGCAAGAACGCTTATCCCTGGCTTCTACAGGTGATGGAAGTATGGATAGTACTCCCGTGGCTCCTTCCTCGCGTGTTGTTGTGACTGTTAAGGATACGGGAATTGGTATCGACCCTACTCAACAGCACAAGCTATTCCGACCTTTTGTGATGGTTGATGGGACGACCACGCGTAAGTGTGGGGGTACAGGTCTTGGTCTTGCCATTTCACGGAATTTAATGGCACTGATGGGAGGTAACATTACCCTTTCTAGTGATGGGGATGGTCACGGGACTCAGGTTGAAATTTCTTTGCCCACGATTGAGCGCTCATTACTATTCTCAGGTGAATCCCAAATATCCAATGATGTTGCTCGGATGTCGGGAGCGGCTGATAATAATGCATAA
- a CDS encoding DUF4346 domain-containing protein yields MNLTADDLRAIDDKLSKRDINLDPGGYFIIYLDREARLICAKHFTNVIDERGLAIDPETGKVIPAKGKVERTQSTLFTGRTAKELCVVIFEQTQPCPVTMLDHAAYLGREFVRAESALVDGEEYIQD; encoded by the coding sequence ATGAATTTAACAGCAGATGACCTACGTGCAATCGACGATAAGCTATCGAAACGTGATATTAACCTTGACCCAGGCGGATATTTCATTATCTACCTCGATCGCGAAGCAAGGCTAATTTGTGCCAAGCATTTCACCAATGTAATTGATGAACGAGGCTTAGCCATTGACCCAGAAACGGGAAAAGTCATCCCCGCCAAAGGCAAGGTAGAACGGACTCAAAGCACCTTGTTTACAGGCAGAACCGCAAAAGAACTTTGTGTGGTTATCTTTGAGCAAACCCAGCCCTGTCCCGTCACAATGCTCGATCATGCGGCTTATTTGGGGCGGGAGTTTGTTCGGGCTGAGTCTGCTCTAGTGGATGGCGAAGAGTATATTCAGGATTAG
- a CDS encoding photosystem I reaction center subunit VIII: MTGTYAASFLPWILIPIVTWLMPAVVMGLFFIYIESESDA; this comes from the coding sequence ATGACAGGTACATACGCAGCTTCATTCTTGCCCTGGATTTTGATTCCCATCGTGACTTGGCTCATGCCTGCTGTGGTAATGGGTCTTTTCTTTATCTACATTGAAAGTGAAAGCGACGCTTAA
- a CDS encoding transposase, with the protein MIVYEFKVKGKETQYRAIDEAIRTTQFIQNKCLRLWLDNKGIGKADLNKYCAVLAAEFPFASELNSMARQAAAERTWSAIARFYDNCKKKVKGKKGFPKFKKHCRSVEYKTSGWKLSGNRKAITFRGGKNIGTLKLKGTYDLNYYDINQIKRVRLVRRADGYYAQFAIDVKVRIETEPTGQAIGIDLGLKFFIADNIGNTEPCPQFYRKSERQLSRANRKKSKKFVKGAKPQSKNYHKARSRYARKHLRVSRQRKEYCKRVAYSVIQSNDLVAYEDLNVKGLVKNRHLAKSISDAGWSTFRQWLEYFGFKYGKFTVAVAPHNTSQNCSKCGNKVKKSLSTRTHVCPHCGFIEDRDVNAAINILKLALCTLGHSGTYAWGDLPSWAVGAILLSNGESVNQESNVF; encoded by the coding sequence ATGATCGTATACGAGTTCAAAGTCAAAGGGAAAGAAACGCAATACCGTGCAATAGACGAAGCGATTCGTACTACCCAGTTCATCCAAAACAAATGTTTAAGGCTCTGGCTGGACAACAAAGGGATAGGGAAGGCTGACCTCAATAAATACTGTGCAGTGCTGGCAGCGGAATTTCCTTTTGCGTCGGAACTCAACTCAATGGCTCGACAGGCTGCGGCTGAACGAACTTGGAGCGCAATTGCTCGGTTTTACGACAACTGCAAGAAGAAAGTTAAAGGGAAAAAGGGTTTTCCAAAATTCAAGAAGCACTGCCGCTCAGTTGAATACAAAACTAGTGGCTGGAAGCTTTCTGGTAATAGGAAAGCAATTACTTTCCGGGGCGGTAAGAACATAGGAACTCTTAAGTTAAAGGGAACCTATGACCTGAATTACTATGACATTAATCAGATTAAGCGAGTGAGATTAGTTCGACGTGCTGATGGATACTACGCTCAATTTGCCATTGATGTCAAAGTACGGATAGAGACTGAACCAACAGGTCAAGCCATTGGAATTGACTTGGGATTAAAGTTCTTCATTGCCGATAACATTGGCAATACAGAACCTTGCCCTCAGTTCTATCGCAAGTCAGAACGCCAGCTCAGTCGTGCTAACCGGAAGAAATCCAAGAAGTTCGTCAAGGGTGCCAAACCGCAGTCTAAAAACTACCACAAGGCGAGATCCCGATATGCTCGGAAACATCTAAGAGTAAGTAGGCAACGAAAAGAGTATTGCAAGCGAGTCGCATACTCCGTCATCCAATCTAACGATTTGGTCGCCTATGAAGACTTGAATGTCAAAGGGCTGGTGAAAAATCGGCATCTCGCTAAATCAATCAGTGATGCTGGATGGTCAACATTCCGCCAGTGGCTAGAATATTTTGGCTTTAAGTATGGGAAGTTTACGGTTGCCGTGGCTCCTCACAACACAAGTCAAAACTGCTCTAAGTGCGGAAATAAAGTTAAAAAATCCCTATCAACAAGAACCCATGTCTGTCCACATTGTGGGTTCATTGAAGATAGGGACGTAAATGCTGCCATCAATATCCTGAAATTAGCACTGTGTACGCTAGGGCATAGCGGAACTTACGCTTGGGGAGATTTGCCCTCTTGGGCGGTTGGAGCCATCCTGCTGTCTAACGGCGAGTCCGTGAACCAAGAATCCAACGTGTTTTAA
- a CDS encoding RibD family protein, whose translation MSSHSASPRPHTTVVLAMSADGKIADVARSPARFSSPADRTHLETQIALADGVLFGANTLRAYGTTLGISNPKLLQLRQQGGVPPQPVQIVCSGSADFDPQLRFFRQQVPRWLLTTAGGAQHWQKQQASGVGSFERILIADTSTGEMDWNNAFQQLIQLGVERLALLGGSELVAALLAADLIDEFWLTICPLILGGRTAPTPVAGEGFFSHLARPLELLSVQTIEHEVFLHYRLQRS comes from the coding sequence ATGTCTTCTCACTCTGCCAGCCCTCGACCCCATACAACCGTTGTTCTCGCCATGAGTGCTGATGGCAAGATTGCAGACGTGGCGCGATCGCCTGCTCGATTTTCCTCTCCCGCTGATCGAACCCATCTGGAAACACAAATTGCTCTGGCTGACGGCGTCTTGTTTGGTGCCAATACACTCCGCGCCTATGGAACCACCCTCGGCATCTCCAATCCCAAATTACTGCAACTGCGGCAACAAGGTGGTGTGCCACCACAGCCGGTACAAATTGTTTGCTCTGGTTCTGCCGATTTTGACCCCCAATTGCGTTTTTTTCGTCAACAGGTTCCCCGTTGGTTACTGACAACAGCAGGGGGTGCCCAACATTGGCAGAAACAACAGGCGTCGGGCGTTGGCAGTTTTGAGCGAATTTTAATAGCTGATACATCCACAGGCGAGATGGATTGGAATAATGCCTTCCAACAATTAATCCAATTGGGCGTCGAACGCTTAGCCCTCTTGGGAGGCAGTGAACTGGTAGCTGCACTCTTGGCCGCCGATTTAATTGATGAATTCTGGCTAACCATTTGCCCGTTGATTTTAGGCGGTAGAACCGCACCAACGCCAGTGGCGGGAGAGGGATTTTTCTCACACCTAGCGCGGCCTCTGGAACTTTTGAGTGTCCAGACAATCGAACACGAGGTCTTTCTGCATTATCGGCTGCAACGCTCGTAA
- a CDS encoding GNAT family N-acetyltransferase: MVQQPQLDYAVTWVNRMADIPQSAWDDLAQPLKTPFLEWEWLNNLETSGSATAKTGWLPNHLTVWRDRKLIAAAPFYIKGHSYGEFVFDQQWADLSHRLGIRYYPKLLGMTPFTPATGYRFLIAPGEDEDRLTEQMVIAIDHFCDQNRISGCHFLFVDPEWRPVLERHGFTSWLHHSYIWQNKGFQTFDDYLSVFNANQRRNIKRERKAVTTTGLRLDILRGEEIPKSLFPSIYSFYSSTCDKFMWGSKYLTRKFFEQLYPNYSDRVLLVAAYREGDDRHPVGMSFCINKGDQLYGRYWGCFEEFDCLHFDACYYTPIEWGITNGIQMFDPGAGGRHKRRRGFPATPNHSMHRFYNARFTQILRHYIDEINVMEQEEIDAINQDLPFTKREINLSIQD, translated from the coding sequence ATGGTTCAACAACCCCAGCTTGACTATGCCGTGACTTGGGTCAACCGCATGGCAGACATTCCCCAATCCGCTTGGGATGACCTCGCCCAGCCCTTGAAGACCCCTTTCCTAGAGTGGGAGTGGTTGAACAATCTAGAAACATCAGGGAGTGCAACGGCAAAAACCGGGTGGTTACCCAATCACCTCACCGTATGGCGAGATAGAAAGCTCATAGCCGCTGCGCCTTTCTACATCAAAGGTCACAGTTATGGAGAGTTTGTCTTTGACCAGCAGTGGGCGGATTTATCTCACCGCTTAGGGATACGCTACTACCCCAAACTGTTAGGGATGACGCCGTTTACGCCTGCTACCGGGTATCGGTTTTTGATCGCACCGGGAGAAGACGAGGATCGACTGACGGAACAGATGGTGATTGCGATCGACCATTTTTGTGACCAGAACCGGATTAGTGGCTGTCACTTCCTGTTTGTTGACCCTGAATGGCGTCCCGTCCTAGAACGTCATGGTTTTACCAGTTGGCTGCACCACAGCTATATTTGGCAAAACAAAGGCTTTCAGACCTTTGATGATTATCTCAGTGTCTTCAACGCTAATCAGCGCCGCAATATCAAACGGGAGCGCAAAGCCGTTACAACAACCGGTCTACGCTTAGATATTCTCAGGGGTGAGGAGATTCCTAAATCCCTGTTTCCCTCAATTTATAGCTTCTACAGCAGCACCTGCGACAAGTTTATGTGGGGGAGTAAGTATCTCACGCGCAAGTTTTTTGAGCAGTTGTATCCCAACTATAGCGATCGCGTGTTGTTAGTGGCGGCTTATCGAGAGGGCGATGACCGCCATCCGGTAGGTATGTCGTTTTGTATCAATAAGGGTGACCAGCTTTATGGTCGCTATTGGGGTTGTTTTGAGGAATTTGACTGCCTGCATTTCGACGCTTGTTACTACACGCCGATTGAGTGGGGAATTACCAATGGCATTCAGATGTTTGACCCCGGTGCGGGTGGGCGTCACAAAAGACGGCGTGGTTTTCCGGCAACGCCGAATCATAGTATGCACCGATTTTATAATGCGCGGTTTACTCAAATTTTGCGGCACTATATCGATGAAATCAACGTTATGGAACAAGAAGAAATTGACGCAATTAATCAAGATTTACCCTTTACAAAAAGGGAGATTAATCTGTCTATCCAAGATTAA
- a CDS encoding photosystem I reaction center protein subunit XI — protein MADPRDTELIKPFNGDPFTGHLSTPISDSGIVRAYLNNLPAYRKGISPLLRGLEVGLAHGYFIIGPWVIFGPLRDYPGAASLGGLISGVALIIIATAAMTAYGIANFQQGHNQAVAKQNPKTPPELTTADGWSQYAGGFFIGGMGGAFVAYFLLSNFDVVDAILRGVVHNT, from the coding sequence ATGGCTGATCCCAGAGATACAGAGCTTATAAAACCGTTTAATGGTGACCCTTTTACAGGGCATTTATCGACTCCCATCAGTGATTCCGGTATCGTTAGGGCTTACCTCAACAATCTACCCGCCTACCGCAAAGGCATATCACCCCTTCTGCGAGGTCTAGAGGTTGGTTTGGCTCACGGTTATTTCATCATTGGCCCTTGGGTCATCTTTGGTCCGTTACGCGACTATCCGGGTGCCGCCAGTTTAGGTGGATTAATTTCAGGCGTAGCTTTGATTATCATTGCAACCGCCGCTATGACTGCCTATGGCATTGCCAATTTCCAACAAGGTCATAATCAGGCCGTTGCTAAGCAAAATCCCAAAACCCCACCTGAACTAACTACGGCTGACGGCTGGAGCCAGTATGCTGGTGGGTTCTTTATTGGTGGCATGGGTGGCGCTTTCGTGGCCTATTTCCTGCTGTCCAATTTTGATGTTGTAGATGCCATACTCCGTGGCGTCGTTCACAATACATAG